A single genomic interval of Danio aesculapii chromosome 5, fDanAes4.1, whole genome shotgun sequence harbors:
- the LOC130229230 gene encoding histone H2AX → MSGRGKTGGKARAKAKTRSSRAGLQFPVGRVHRLLRKGNYAERVGAGAPVYLAAVLEYLTAEILELAGNAARDNKKTRIIPRHLQLAVRNDEELNKLLGGVTIAQGGVLPNIQAVLLPKKTGQAAASSGKSGKKESSQSQEY, encoded by the coding sequence ATGTCTGGAAGAGGTAAAACCGGAGGAAAAGCCCGCGCCAAGGCCAAGACTCGCAGCTCCCGCGCTGGTCTTCAGTTCCCCGTTGGTCGTGTTCACCGTCTTCTGCGTAAAGGCAACTATGCTGAGCGAGTGGGCGCCGGTGCCCCCGTGTACCTGGCCGCCGTGCTGGAGTACCTGACCGCTGAGATCCTGGAGTTGGCGGGAAACGCCGCAAGAGACAATAAGAAGACTCGCATCATCCCTCGCCATCTCCAATTGGCCGTCCGTAACGACGAGGAGTTGAACAAACTGCTCGGCGGAGTGACCATCGCACAGGGCGGTGTTCTGCCCAACATCCAGGCTGTGCTTCTACCCAAGAAGACCGGCCAGGCAGCGGCCAGCTCTGGCAAATCTGGAAAGAAGGAATCTTCCCAGTCACAAGAGTATTAA